A region from the Pseudomonas cucumis genome encodes:
- a CDS encoding sensor domain-containing protein, whose protein sequence is MSNVSPPSSVSALNPATGSPLRGTLKGALATLVLLLLALLFWQLLDQLRETQKNQRQYTIDYSADLAAQVSLNMALNAQIALNLLPIIEQPQSADEQQALLRKLQQSLPDLRSLALLSPSGKILSDSAADSPDAHYLSELVQRSRAQAHYFSNADDGSVVHLLLHQASGSSRGYWALRLTPTFFSSLTKQGDVGIRPLWLVENRINHQIISRDDVQPSAKPAMLTADELANSVLTVPLSSSDWQLRGLFDRQRVLEQLLPAFIGKCLLGLAFSLLPFIALLNIRRRQRQLHEGRRRYQDIFEGTGVALCVLDLSGLKSVFDNAQLNSSGQLKAWLETPEQRQELLQELHITEVNQVALQLLNVDSCEQAWKLLIDGCPLNCTAIGNQVLEAVLHQQKQLELEIKLQDANGRDQHLWLVLRLPEDQADYKAVILSISDITSRKLIELSLLEREGFWSDVVRTVPDHLYVQDVISQRMIFSNHHLGQTLGYNRTELHQMGEYFWEILLNPEDADYYHRSRQSQRHAGYTQLMQCQLRFRHRDGKWRRFDIREQALARDKHDQVTRIIGVAKDITEQIEASESLRDSEQRYRMLAESISDVIFSTDSKMSLNYVSPSVQAVLGFDADWIFQNGWQSTIANPQQLTGIYSLMDRVSKALDKPEQLALLRSQVQTQLFLFDCLRADGRKIPIELRLVLVWDEHGAFEGVLGVGRDISQQRRAEKDLRMAATVFEHSTSAILITDPAGYIVQANEAFSRVSGYAVAQVLDQLPNMLTVDEQQEAHLRYVLKQLHQHSTWEGEVWLKRRNGEHYPAWVGITAVLDDEGDLASYVCFFSDISERKASEQRIHRLAYYDALTHLPNRTLFQDRLHTALQSAERQKSWVVLMFLDLDRFKPINDSLGHAAGDRMLKEMATRLLGCVDDDDTVARMGGDEFTLLLQPRVNREIALNRAIHVAEQILASLVKPFVLEGREFFVTASIGIALSPQDGSELSQLMKNADTAMYHAKERGKNNFQFYQADMNASALERLELESDLRHALEQNEFVLYYQPQFSGDGKRLTGAEALLRWRHPRRGLVPPGDFIPVLEELGLVVDVGDWVISEACRQLKTWHQAKVRVPKVSVNISARQFSDGQLGTRIATILKETGLPPACLELELTESILMREVSEAMQILAGLKNLGLSIAVDDFGTGYSSLNYLKQFPIDVLKIDRTFVDGLPSGEQDAQIARAIIAMAHSLNLAVIAEGVETHEQLDFLREHGCDEVQGYLFGRPMPASRFEAQFSNDALFMFD, encoded by the coding sequence TTGTCTAATGTCTCTCCGCCATCGTCCGTGAGCGCACTCAATCCTGCGACCGGCTCGCCCCTGCGCGGTACCTTGAAGGGCGCGCTGGCGACCCTCGTGCTGTTGCTGCTCGCACTGCTGTTCTGGCAGCTGCTGGATCAGCTTCGCGAAACCCAGAAAAACCAGCGCCAGTACACCATCGACTACTCCGCCGATCTGGCTGCGCAAGTCAGCCTTAACATGGCGCTCAATGCCCAGATCGCCCTTAATCTGCTACCGATCATCGAACAACCGCAAAGCGCCGACGAACAGCAGGCGTTGCTGCGCAAACTGCAGCAATCGCTGCCCGACCTGCGCAGCCTGGCGCTGCTCAGTCCCTCCGGAAAAATCCTCAGCGACAGTGCCGCCGACAGCCCCGACGCCCATTACCTGAGCGAACTGGTTCAACGCAGCCGCGCCCAAGCCCACTATTTCAGCAATGCCGACGACGGTTCGGTGGTGCACCTGCTCCTGCATCAGGCCAGTGGCAGCAGCCGCGGTTATTGGGCCCTGCGTCTGACACCGACATTTTTCTCCTCACTGACCAAACAGGGCGACGTCGGCATTCGCCCCCTGTGGCTGGTGGAAAACCGCATCAATCATCAGATCATCAGCCGCGATGACGTCCAGCCCTCGGCCAAACCGGCCATGCTGACAGCCGACGAACTGGCCAACAGCGTGCTGACAGTCCCTCTGAGCAGCAGCGATTGGCAATTGCGCGGGCTGTTCGACCGCCAACGGGTGCTCGAACAACTGCTGCCGGCGTTCATCGGCAAATGCCTGCTGGGCCTGGCCTTTTCCCTGTTGCCGTTCATTGCGCTGCTGAACATTCGGCGCCGTCAACGCCAACTGCATGAAGGCCGCCGACGCTATCAGGACATTTTCGAAGGTACCGGCGTTGCGCTGTGTGTGCTCGACCTGTCCGGGCTCAAAAGTGTTTTCGACAATGCTCAACTCAACAGCAGCGGGCAGCTGAAGGCCTGGCTCGAGACACCGGAACAACGCCAGGAACTGCTGCAGGAACTGCATATCACCGAGGTCAACCAGGTCGCCCTGCAACTGCTCAATGTCGATTCCTGCGAGCAGGCCTGGAAACTGCTGATCGACGGCTGCCCCTTGAATTGCACGGCCATCGGCAATCAAGTGCTCGAGGCGGTGCTCCACCAGCAGAAACAGCTTGAGCTGGAAATCAAGCTCCAGGATGCCAATGGCCGTGATCAGCACCTGTGGCTGGTGCTGCGCCTGCCGGAAGATCAGGCCGACTATAAAGCGGTGATCCTGAGCATCAGCGACATCACCAGTCGCAAGCTCATCGAATTGTCGCTGCTGGAGCGTGAAGGGTTCTGGTCCGATGTGGTGCGCACCGTACCGGATCACCTGTATGTGCAGGACGTGATCAGCCAGCGGATGATCTTCAGCAACCATCATCTGGGGCAAACGCTGGGTTACAACCGCACCGAATTGCACCAGATGGGCGAGTACTTCTGGGAAATCCTCTTGAACCCCGAGGATGCCGACTACTACCACCGATCACGCCAGTCCCAACGTCACGCCGGTTACACCCAACTGATGCAATGCCAGCTGCGCTTCCGCCATCGCGATGGCAAATGGCGGCGTTTCGACATTCGCGAACAGGCCTTGGCGCGAGACAAGCACGATCAAGTCACGCGCATCATCGGCGTGGCCAAGGACATCACCGAGCAAATCGAAGCCAGTGAGTCCCTGCGCGACAGCGAGCAGCGTTACCGGATGCTCGCCGAAAGCATCAGTGACGTGATTTTCTCCACCGACAGCAAGATGTCGCTCAACTACGTCAGCCCCTCGGTGCAAGCCGTGCTGGGCTTCGACGCCGACTGGATATTCCAGAACGGCTGGCAATCGACCATCGCCAACCCGCAACAACTGACCGGCATCTACAGCCTGATGGACCGGGTCAGCAAAGCGCTGGATAAACCCGAACAACTGGCGCTGCTGCGCAGTCAGGTGCAGACCCAGCTGTTTCTGTTCGACTGCCTGCGGGCCGACGGACGCAAGATCCCCATCGAGCTGCGTCTGGTACTGGTCTGGGACGAACACGGCGCCTTCGAAGGCGTGCTCGGGGTTGGCCGCGACATCAGCCAGCAACGTCGGGCCGAGAAAGACCTGCGCATGGCGGCCACGGTATTCGAGCACTCGACCTCGGCGATTCTGATCACTGACCCGGCGGGCTACATCGTCCAGGCCAACGAGGCTTTCAGTCGCGTCAGCGGCTATGCGGTGGCCCAGGTCCTCGACCAGTTGCCGAACATGCTCACTGTCGACGAGCAGCAGGAAGCCCATCTGCGCTATGTGCTCAAGCAATTGCATCAACACAGCACATGGGAAGGCGAAGTCTGGCTCAAACGCCGCAATGGCGAGCATTACCCGGCCTGGGTCGGGATTACGGCGGTGCTTGACGACGAAGGCGATCTGGCCAGTTACGTGTGTTTCTTCAGCGACATCAGCGAGCGCAAGGCCAGTGAGCAACGGATTCACCGCCTCGCCTATTACGACGCCCTGACCCACCTGCCCAACCGCACGCTGTTCCAGGATCGCCTGCACACCGCGCTGCAATCGGCCGAACGGCAGAAGTCCTGGGTGGTGCTGATGTTCCTCGACCTGGACCGTTTCAAGCCGATCAACGACTCCCTGGGCCATGCCGCCGGCGACCGCATGCTCAAGGAAATGGCCACGCGCCTGCTCGGCTGCGTCGACGATGACGACACCGTGGCGCGCATGGGCGGCGATGAATTCACCCTGCTGCTGCAACCGCGGGTCAACCGGGAGATCGCGCTGAACCGGGCGATTCACGTGGCCGAACAGATCCTCGCCAGCCTGGTGAAACCGTTCGTGCTGGAAGGCCGCGAGTTCTTTGTTACCGCCAGTATCGGCATCGCCCTGAGCCCTCAGGACGGCAGCGAACTCAGTCAGCTGATGAAGAACGCCGACACCGCGATGTACCACGCCAAGGAGCGCGGCAAGAACAACTTCCAGTTCTATCAGGCCGACATGAACGCCAGCGCCCTGGAGCGTCTGGAGCTGGAAAGCGACTTGCGCCATGCCCTGGAGCAAAACGAATTTGTGCTGTACTACCAGCCGCAATTCAGTGGCGACGGCAAGCGTCTGACCGGCGCCGAAGCCCTGCTGCGCTGGCGCCACCCGCGACGCGGCCTGGTGCCGCCGGGGGATTTCATTCCGGTGCTCGAAGAGCTCGGGCTGGTGGTGGATGTCGGCGACTGGGTGATCAGCGAAGCCTGCCGTCAGCTCAAGACCTGGCATCAGGCCAAGGTGCGGGTGCCGAAAGTCTCGGTGAATATCTCGGCCCGGCAGTTCTCCGACGGGCAACTGGGCACGCGGATCGCCACCATTCTCAAGGAAACCGGCCTGCCGCCGGCGTGCCTGGAGCTGGAGTTGACTGAAAGTATCCTGATGCGCGAAGTCAGCGAGGCGATGCAGATTCTCGCCGGGTTGAAAAACCTCGGCCTGAGCATTGCGGTCGACGACTTCGGCACCGGCTACTCATCGCTCAACTACCTCAAGCAATTCCCGATCGACGTGCTGAAAATCGACCGCACCTTCGTCGATGGCCTGCCCTCGGGTGAACAGGATGCGCAAATTGCCCGGGCGATCATCGCCATGGCCCACAGCCTCAATCTGGCGGTGATCGCCGAGGGCGTGGAAACCCACGAGCAGCTCGACTTCCTGCGTGAGCATGGTTGCGATGAGGTTCAGGGGTATCTGTTCGGCCGTCCGATGCCGGCCAGCCGGTTCGAAGCGCAATTCAGCAATGATGCGTTGTTCATGTTCGACTGA
- the glyA gene encoding serine hydroxymethyltransferase, with translation MFSRDLTIAKFDADLFAAMEQEAQRQEEHIELIASENYTSPAVMEAQGSVLTNKYAEGYPGKRYYGGCEFVDIVEQLAIDRAKELFGADYANVQPHAGSQANSAVYLALLQAGDTILGMSLAHGGHLTHGASVSSSGKLYNAVQYGIDANGLIDYDEVERLAVEHKPKMIVAGFSAYSQILDFPRFREIADKVGAYLFVDMAHVAGLVAAGVYPNPVPFADVVTTTTHKTLRGPRGGLILARANADIEKKLNSAVFPGAQGGPLEHVIAAKAICFKEALQPEFKAYQQQVVKNAQAMAGVFIERGFDVVSGGTQNHLFLLSLIKQEISGKDADAALGKAFITVNKNSVPNDPRSPFVTSGLRFGTPAVTTRGFKEAECKELAGWICDILADLSNEAVIDAVREKVKAICKKLPVYGA, from the coding sequence ATGTTCAGCCGTGATTTGACTATTGCCAAGTTCGACGCCGACCTTTTTGCCGCCATGGAGCAAGAAGCTCAGCGCCAGGAAGAACACATTGAGCTGATCGCTTCGGAAAACTACACCAGCCCTGCGGTGATGGAAGCTCAAGGCTCGGTACTGACCAACAAGTACGCCGAAGGTTACCCGGGCAAGCGCTACTACGGCGGTTGCGAGTTCGTCGACATCGTCGAACAACTGGCCATCGACCGCGCCAAAGAGCTGTTCGGCGCCGATTACGCCAACGTTCAGCCGCACGCCGGTTCGCAAGCCAACAGCGCCGTTTACCTGGCCCTGCTGCAAGCAGGCGACACCATCCTGGGCATGAGCCTGGCTCACGGCGGTCACCTGACCCACGGTGCCAGCGTTTCGTCCTCCGGCAAGCTGTACAACGCTGTTCAGTACGGCATCGACGCCAACGGCCTGATCGACTACGACGAAGTCGAGCGTCTGGCGGTTGAGCACAAGCCAAAAATGATCGTGGCCGGTTTCTCTGCCTACTCGCAGATCCTCGACTTCCCGCGTTTCCGCGAAATCGCTGACAAAGTTGGCGCTTACCTGTTCGTCGACATGGCTCACGTGGCCGGTCTGGTCGCCGCTGGCGTCTACCCGAACCCGGTTCCATTCGCTGACGTCGTGACCACCACCACGCACAAGACCCTGCGCGGTCCACGTGGCGGCCTGATCCTGGCTCGCGCCAACGCCGACATCGAGAAGAAGCTGAACTCCGCGGTATTCCCGGGCGCCCAAGGCGGCCCGCTGGAACACGTCATCGCTGCCAAGGCGATCTGCTTCAAGGAAGCGCTGCAGCCTGAGTTCAAGGCCTACCAGCAACAAGTGGTGAAAAACGCCCAGGCCATGGCCGGCGTGTTCATCGAGCGCGGTTTCGACGTGGTATCGGGCGGTACTCAGAACCACCTGTTCCTGCTGTCGCTGATCAAGCAGGAAATCTCCGGTAAAGACGCCGACGCCGCGCTGGGCAAAGCGTTCATCACCGTGAACAAGAACTCGGTACCGAACGATCCACGCTCCCCGTTCGTCACCTCCGGTCTGCGTTTTGGTACTCCGGCTGTGACCACTCGCGGCTTCAAGGAAGCAGAGTGCAAAGAACTGGCCGGCTGGATCTGCGACATCCTGGCAGATCTTTCCAACGAAGCGGTGATCGACGCCGTTCGTGAGAAGGTCAAGGCTATCTGCAAGAAACTGCCGGTATACGGCGCTTAA